Genomic segment of Populus nigra chromosome 6, ddPopNigr1.1, whole genome shotgun sequence:
AAAAATTCCTTaataaaaaaggttgaaaaccCAAACAGGGCCTTGCACATCTAACTTGAATTTGACCAAATCAGGTTGACTTGAAATCTTTAATTCGACCATAAATCGATCCGAAGATCACTAGTTTGACccgaaaaaacaaaccaaaactcaaaacagattaaacttgcaaaaaaacataaaaacacaagttttttgtttgtcaaaaacaaatcaaaagctagaaaactcaagaacaagaagaacatGCAAAGTAAACACAGCAATGTGAATTTCAAATCTGACCAGatacaacaaaaacaaaggcataGGCATGATGGGAATCATTCAACGAATCATAATCAAGCTTCCAACGTCAATGATTATCACTTAATAATCATGATTTGGTTAAAATATATTACGGTGTAAAAACAAAGCTTTAGGATTAAAACAGTTATTGAAGCAAACTAACCTAGATTATTGATTAATCAAGTCTCCCGAAGTGTCTAGTGCAAAGAAATTGACCAAAACGTTTTTAGAATACTTGGACATGTAATCTCATTTTAGCTTGACAACTTGAATTTGATTTCAAAGATTTAATAAgtagttttaattgaagttaTCCATAGAGTAGACTATTTGTGTgggttttgttcaattttatacATGGTGTTTATTTTCAAGTTGTCAAGTTCACCAATTATTACACGATAAATGAATACAATGATAGTCGTTTCAAAAAagtatagtttatttatttaaatttaagatatttaaaattttaagttcatTGATGTAAAACACTTTTGTGGGATAAATCAAGTAAGCAAGAGGCAAGAGCTCAAAACCTATACGACAACTCGTCGCCAGAGGGCTATAATTTCTAGTTTTGTCGGAAATCAGCACGAGTAAAacactataatttatatttttgtggattttttaaattaattctaacaaATAATCCATATGCTTGCTCCATATAAATATATGCTCTCCATGCGTTGTTTCAACACAAGATCAACAAGACACAATATTGAGATAACGAATACTCATATTCAACAAATATGAAGATCACTGAAGTTCTTGGGCTCTCGTTCCTTCTCTTTGCCTTCATAGGAACTTCATTTCCTGAGGCCGTTCATGCCAAAGATGCTGCAGCAGTGCTCGATGTCTTCGGTCATGAGGTGCAAGCTGGTGCTCGTTATTTAATCGTAGCCCCCTCGACTGACAATACAACAACTCTTGCAGTCACTATCAATGGCCAGGTCTTATGCAATTCAGATGTTATACTTTCCACATTGAACGAGAGCCTCCCAATAACATTTTCACCAGTTATACAATCCACCGATAGTGTCATCCGCGAAGGAACTCATCTAAATGTGAACTTTGCAGGGCCAATTGCCATGTGCGCAATGGCAGGCGTGACACCCATGTGGAAAATCCGATTCAGTACAACAGCAAAAGGATTCATTGTGACCACAGGAGGTGTTGATCGATTGAATCGGTTTATGATCACCAAGTCTGAAGGTGATAATAGTTTTTACCAGCTTTCTTTTTGTCCAATTTCCGAACCCTTCTGTGAATGCTCATGCGTCCCAGTTGGCGTCAACGGTGACAAGAACTTGGTTCCCGGTGCCGGCCCTCTTCTTGTTATGTTTGAACCAGATGAATAGAGAGCACCAAAAATCGAGAATAAAATGGTGTCAGAATGATATTGAGGGAAGTCGATTGCCTATTATCATGTTTGAACCAGAACTATTATCTACTGCAATCCTGTATGAAGGATCTCGACTGCCTACTATCATGTGGTGggcataaataaaacttaaataaatacgAAGCTTTTTAGCTTTGgcttttccttaattttcatgttgtctccacacacacacacacctcgtTTGTTGCTTGATATTGTCACTAGAAAATCATCTGGTTCTTACAATCAATTGAAAATTGTATGGGCTTCAAACTTGCataatctcatatttttttatacttaactTTTATCAAATGGAATAAgggtggtgagattcgaacttgtgACCGCTTGGTCAACAAGATTCtaatacaaaatcaaaaaatcatctcaacttaaaagtttaaattgttaggtaagatctcaaaaatttaattttgtacgtacatgctattttttttcttgcctatTTTAGTGGGTTTTTAGGTCCTATGTATATATTGGGCTTGTTATTTTCGATAtaaaattctttcaattttattgcaaTCCGCATATAGGAAAGGCATCTGACAAAATAGCTTTGATATtaattgtcataacccaatttttgaccattttaatgatgatgaaaaaaataatgatgatgaaaagctagtaaaatgaaataaataaagaatggattaaaatttgggttaagagcAACATGGTTGGAAGTTTtgaggtttaattaaactttggaattaatctaattaatccaatcaaggatttaattggagaattgataagttttgagacttaattgagcttgaaattaatttaattaatccaatcaagggtttaattggagaattgataagttttgagacttaattaagcttggaattaatttaattaatcaaatcaagggtttaattggataattgataagttttgagacttaattgagtttgaaattaatttaattaatgaaatcaaggacttaattaaagaaatatgaaaGTTTGGGGTTTTAATTGGGgtccaaattgcaaaaattaaagtccaaggactaACTTGTAAAAGGCACCGAAATGCAGGGGTCCAATTACAAATTAACTAGGGGTTTAATTACAAGACTTCCAAAACTTGAAGTACCAAAATGCAAATTGCCATTAAACACTCCACTGTTCATCTCCTCCATCCCGATTCAACAGAAACGGCTGAGAACGTGGGTAACGTTTTTTGCCCACGATGTGCCATTAATACATGCTAGGAGGTGTAAGGGTGTTGGGTGGCTTATAAAGATTGAGCAcagcaaagaaaaaagaggaggaaaaaaCTGGGGCAAAGTTGGGGAATTGGACTGAAAGGGGAGAAAAAAGGACAGTAGAGAGGGGGACAGAACCGAGGGGAAAAACAGGGGGAAAAAGGGcgaacaacaacaagaaaaacacaGGGGAAGAACCCTCATCTCCTGGGTGCAGACCTCCATCACCGTCGACCATCGTCATCATCTGCGTCTTCCTTTTCCAATAATATCACAAGCAACAGCTTAGGAAAGGGAAATTAGGGAAGACGCATgcagaaaaacagaaacagggGAGCAAGCTTCAGTTCAACCGACAGCACCTAACAtcttcatcaccatcgttgatgtCCTGAGCAGAGGAAGCACATAAGGAAGACCAAGGAAAGAAGTAGACAAGAGTCACCACCAGCTTCACAACCGTTTTCGTCGCCTCCAGAAGCAGCATCTCCAGAGCTCCATCTTCAGCAGCCACTGCACCAGAAACAGGGCACTCCAGGAAAGAAATACAGGGACGAACcggggaagaaaaggaggaagagaaggaagaagagaggaagaacAAGAGGAGGCAGCGTCGTTCGTCCAGCAGTGCGCCATCGTCTCCGGCTACGCCTTGCTGCACCAGGTAAGTCGTCCCTCATCTCTAcccttttgcattttaattcacTGCTACTATagcagtgaattataattcacttgctactgtagcaagtgaattataattcattggGCAGGCGTGCATTATGCACGCCTGCCACCCAGCCGGGACCAGTGACccaaccccaaaaaaaaataaaaaaaataaaaaaataaaaaaatagaaaaaagtagaaaaaataaaaataatgtatatgcatgaataaaaataatgtaaatttaatggtttattcactgacgccagagtcaggaataaaaataccggtttaaatttatattatttttattcgttgtattttattttatttagctagaaaaataaaaaatatgtgcatgcgtaaaaataaatttactttttatttatttatttattcattggtGCTAGAGCAAGGAAtacaaaatattgatctaattttattttcgtagctacgaatttttaccaacgccagagttggaattattcgagctcgaatattcattgacgccagagtcatgaatattataaacaaatcatcatagcataaactaataaatatttagcaatttaagacaaaaccgacaatgcagtctgccttaggcagaacgtttaaggggtgataatatcttcccttttacgtaaccaatcccgagccatagaatctctgttgaccagttagggttcctagtgaccataatactaggtggcgactccttaaataagacatttttcctaaaagaacaagatgccataaatctgttctttttccatattcAAGAGAATTATTTGTGGGGcgtcgcgatgtcgggtgcgacaggatggcgactccactggggacgttaggattaagctttgtcttttgtcttattattgctattctgattgttgtgtttatttgtttatttttcctgcatttactgctttagcatgcatccttATTTATGTTGTCATGCATCACTTTAGAAGCACACACTTTACAAACTAGGATAAGTGGGGGAGTAACGGTaccccaatggctttagcctgggtaagactcgtgaaaccatccaactctcgcttgattgtttacttggaagtggt
This window contains:
- the LOC133695660 gene encoding wound-responsive protein GWIN3-like; the encoded protein is MKITEVLGLSFLLFAFIGTSFPEAVHAKDAAAVLDVFGHEVQAGARYLIVAPSTDNTTTLAVTINGQVLCNSDVILSTLNESLPITFSPVIQSTDSVIREGTHLNVNFAGPIAMCAMAGVTPMWKIRFSTTAKGFIVTTGGVDRLNRFMITKSEGDNSFYQLSFCPISEPFCECSCVPVGVNGDKNLVPGAGPLLVMFEPDE